A section of the Babesia microti strain RI chromosome I, complete genome genome encodes:
- a CDS encoding 60S ribosomal protein L24 (overlaps_old_locusTagID:BBM_I02270;~overlaps_old_locusTagID:BBM_I02275): MSTLTTTVKVDICSFSEYRMYPGRGTKFASRDGKVYFFLNSKTSALGHKKIKPIKLRWTQSWRRANKKMQSSTIQRRRTKKTARFQKAIVGLTLEELKSRRLAHNNTSDKAIKDAKMKARKGKQPVAPVSTIQAIQGKYDKKPAHQQDKTLTKTVSDNQAKKQEQTVKAAERPKKIAEQSQKVPEQLKNDSEQKRHEQPTEELPKTKAAKPSKQEQNAPAPHKTEEVKPKKEKVTEEPPKKEKVTEEPPKKTSFMGKLFGRMR, from the exons ATGAGTACTTTAACTACAACTGTTAAGGTGGATATTTGTTCCTTCTCGGAGTACCGTATGTACCCTGGGCGTGGGACAAAATTTGCTTCGCGTGATGGCAAAGTTTACTTCTTCCTGAACTCTAAAACATCCGCATTGGGTCACAAGAAGATCAAACCCATCAAACTAAGGTGGACCCAAAGTTGGCGCAGGGCTAATAAAAAAATGCAGTCAAGCACTATACAACGTAGACGCACTAAAAAGACTGCAAGATTTCAAAAGGCAATTGTTGGCCTTACACTTGAAGAGTTAAAGTCTAGGCGATTAGCTCACAACAATACGTCTGATAAg GCAATAAAGGATGCAAAAATGAAAGCCAGAAAAGGCAAACAGCCCGTGGCCCCAGTGTCTACAATACAAGCTATACAGGgtaaatatgataaaaaacCCGCACACCAACAGGATAAAACGCTAACTAAGACAGTGTCAGATAATCAAGCGAAAAAACAAGAACAAACTGTTAAAGCGGCTGAACGTCCAAAAAAAATTGCTGAACAGTCACAAAAAGTGCCAGAGCAACTTAAAAATGATTCAGAGCAGAAAAGGCATGAACAGCCAACGGAGGAGCTGCCAAAAACAAAGGCTGCTAAACCTTCAAAGCAAGAGCAAAATGCGCCTGCTCCTCATAAGACTGAGGAAGTGAAACCTAAGAAAGAAAAGGTCACGGAGGAACCGCCAAAAAAAGAAAAAGTCACTGAGGAACCACCAAAGAAAACTAGCTTTATGGGCAAACTTTTTGGCAGAATGAGATAA
- a CDS encoding 26S proteasome regulatory subunit N12 (overlaps_old_locusTagID:BBM_I02293), which produces MDSTLLADLATNFYGTKFSGNSLSSLISSITKYNTLEHKIDIKKIKVDKCNRALQQLKILLIKNYDQNKDFVLFSKIVYEIGAMVSVAAQDFSSFERFYAPLQDIYLEMSYDFTATVIIGLKLFHLLTSNRIGEFHSLLELYPQKIRTTKIVSYVIDLEHLLTDGNFKKLLTDRQVPPIDIYTPFITLLKDVTRYKVAACIEFSFPSISLAHAAEMLHLDIGQMDDFVKILNKIKFEQGESLWILKNGKFTFNLQQVACEIPVWETLQNTISYATQIERIV; this is translated from the exons ATGGATTCAACGTTGTTAGCTGATTTGGcgacaaatttttatggTACTAAGTTTTCTGGCAATTCTTTGAGCTCTTTAATATCATctattacaaaatataataccTTGGAGCACAAAATagatattaaaaaaatcaagGTGGATAAATGCAACAGAGCCCTACAGCAACTTAAGATCTTGTTGATCAAAAATTACGACCAAAATAAG GATTTTGTCCTGTTctcaaaaattgtatatgaaATTGGTGCGATGGTATCAGTGGCTGCACAGGATTTTTCTTCCTTTGAGCGCTTTTACGCGCCTCTGCAAGACATATATTTGGAG ATGTCCTACGACTTCACAGCCACTGTTATCATTGGTCTTAAACTGTTTCATCTACTAACCAGCAATCGTATAGGAGAATTTCACTCTTTACTAGAATTATATCCTCAAAAG ATAAGGACAAcaaaaattgtttcataTGTAATAGACTTGGAGCATTTGCTAACCGATGGCaactttaaaaaattgctCACAGATCGTCAGGTGCCGccaattgatatttacaCGCCTTTTATTACACTTCTTAAAGATGTAACTAGATATAAAGTTGCTGCTTGTATCGAGTTTTCATTTCCATCAATATCACTTGCACATGCCGCCGAAATGCTACATTTGGATATCGGACAGATGGACgattttgtgaaaattttgaataagATAAAGTTCGAACAGG GTGAATCGCTTTGGATCCTAAAAAACGGAAAGTTTACTTTCAACTTGCAGCAAGTGGCTTGTGAAATCCCCGTATGGGAAACTCTACAAAATACAATCTCCTATGCCACTCAAATTGAGCGCATAGTATAG
- a CDS encoding Shaggy-related protein kinase theta (overlaps_old_locusTagID:BBM_I02290), producing MDAKTNSGTKCVNDGNNYTLENIVGYGSFGVVHIGKTISGEIVAIKKVLQDPRYKNRELSIMKDIKHPNIVELKDYFYTETVGEDGNKQKYLNVVMEFVPDTVYKTLRYYIKNFKQLPLFIIKMYAFQLCRALGYLHLMGICHRDLKPHNLLVNPKTHKLKLCDFGSAKKLVKGEWSVAYICSRFYRAPELMLGTNEYTTAIDTWSIGCVIGELFLGKPLFAGDTGIDQLVKIIQVLGTPNKEQMYAMNPNYCDVSFPDFPQIDLATIFPKDTPSYAIDFINKFLQYDPTNRIHPLEALSHPFFEQLKMPPDEYKNCIDESFFQFTKEELCYMSQRCKSNLWTS from the exons aTGGATGCCAAAACAAATAGTGGAActaaatgtgtaaatgatggcaataattatacactCGAAAATATCGTGGGATATGGCTCTTTTGGCGTTGTACACATAGGGAAAACTATCTCTGGAGAAATAGTCGCCATCAAAAAAGTGTTACAG GATCCTAGGTACAAAAATCGCGAATTATCTATTATGAAAGATATTAAACACCCAAACATTGTGGAACTCAAAGATTATTTTTACACGGAAACCGTCGGTGAAGATGGAAACAAGcagaaatatttaaatgttgTAATGGAATTTGTTCCAGATACAGTATATAAGACCCTAAGatattacattaaaaattttaaacaattgcccctttttattattaaaatgtatGCATTTCAACTCTGTCGTGCCCTAGGCTATTTGCATTTAATGGGTATTTGTCATCGTGATTTAAAACCTCACAATCTCCTAGTGAATCCTAAGACCCACAAATTGAAACTCTGTGATTTTGGTTCGGCAAAGAAACTCGTAAAAG GCGAATGGAGTGTCGCATATATTTGCTCCAGATTCTACCGTGCCCCTGAACTTATGTTAGGAACTAACGAATATACAACAGCCATTGACACTTGGTCCATAG GTTGTGTTATAGGCGAATTATTTTTGGGTAAACCATTATTTGCAGGAGATACTGGTATTGACCAACTTGTTAAAATAATCCAAGTTCTTGGTACACCAAATAAGGAGCAAATGTATGCCATGAATCCCAATTATTGTGATGTATCCTTTCCTGATTTCCCACAAATAGATTTGGCAACT ATATTCCCGAAAGATACTCCCAGTTATGCTATTGACtttataaacaaatttctaCAATACGATCCCACTAATCGGATTCATCCACTTGAGGCCTTGTCACATCCATTCTTTGAACAACTTAAAATGCCACC tgATGAATACAAAAACTGCATCGATGAATCCTTCTTCCAATTCACTAAAGAAGAACTTTGTTACATGTCCCAACGATgcaaatcaaatttatggACATCATAA
- a CDS encoding mRNA-decapping enzyme subunit 2 (overlaps_old_locusTagID:BBM_I02280), producing the protein MVLDELKSRSSDPALLERALLDCYGRFLVNIPEEEYHNPVRLCFHIQEAWWWYIDHWLQKYPCLLANYSLKSFIRLVSIDCELIRAVIGKVNLKQVENDWRQYRSKIPVRGGILINKRLDKVLLVRGFDSLQWTFPRGKADEQEDDTKCAIREIREETGIDVSKLIDPKCYLELFLNGRSVKLFIVFNVNELVNHKPLLVNEISECRWVSISLLRKKNNNIIKTFNVTEFIPDLVSFINKYRQKSRYKQTHNNNETIDKCSKSTKSDIDMNLGKGKWKPEDMFRINCEKFGVVSTYNIEHYNTVSKIPQKKADIRLDGYKLIPSKPNKVDLFYPCQKLMRANSIKEMENISQKVNKMKIEENCCYNNNNGDHFSDVSSENTDNNAIESLIQKSINLNFQKIKNKTIQNGSTPTICKRDKFKNGSMKSYDNICGGNENKVKCVNNWVENKYDVEAIKPFQFIMPYHSVLQSFIRYIK; encoded by the coding sequence ATGGTATTGGATGAGTTGAAATCACGTTCTAGTGATCCAGCACTGTTGGAACGTGCATTATTGGATTGTTATGGTAGATTTTTAGTCAATATTCCTGAGGAAGAGTATCACAATCCTGTTCGTCTCTGTTTTCACATCCAAGAAGCTTGGTGGTGGTATATAGATCACTGGCTTCAAAAGTATCCCTGCTTACTCGCTAATTACTCATTAAAATCATTCATCAGATTAGTTTCTATTGACTGTGAGTTGATTAGAGCAGTCATAGGGAAggtaaatttgaaacaaGTTGAAAATGATTGGAGGCAGTATCGAAGCAAGATTCCAGTAAGGGGCGggatattaattaataaaagaTTGGACAAGGTGTTGTTAGTAAGGGGTTTCGATAGTTTACAATGGACATTTCCCCGTGGAAAAGCAGATGAACAGGAGGATGATACAAAGTGTGCCATACGCGAAATCCGTGAGGAAACTGGAATAGATGTATCAAAGCTTATCGATCCAAAGTGCTATTTGGAACTATTTCTTAACGGTAGATCTGTAAAACTTtttattgtttttaatGTTAATGAACTTGTTAATCACAAACCATTGTTGGTAAATGAGATTAGTGAATGCCGCTGGGTTAGCATTAGTTTGCTACGCAAAAAGAATAACAACATCATCAAAACATTTAATGTCACTGAATTTATTCCTGATCTCGTGTCttttataaacaaatacaGACAAAAGTCGAGATATAAACAAACCcacaataataatgaaacTATTGACAAATGCAGTAAAAGTACTAAATCGGATATTGATATGAATTTAGGCAAGGGCAAATGGAAGCCTGAAGACATGTTTCGCATTAACTGTGAAAAATTTGGTGTTGTTTCTACTTATAACATTGAACATTATAATACAGTATCTAAAATTCCTCAGAAGAAGGCTGATATCAGGCTTGATGGTTATAAACTTATTCCATCTAAGCCCAATAAAGTCGACTTGTTTTATCCTTGCCAAAAACTTATGAGGGCGAATTCAATTAAAGAAATGGAGAACATAAGCCAGAAGGTTaacaaaatgaaaattGAAGAAAATTGTTGCTACAACAATAACAACGGGGACCATTTTAGCGATGTCTCTAGCGAAAACACTGATAACAATGCTATTGAAAGTCTGATACAGAAGTCTATAAATCTgaatttccaaaaaattaaaaataaaacGATTCAAAATGGTAGCACACCTACAATATGTAAGcgtgataaatttaaaaatggaaGCATGAAGAgttatgataatatatgtggaggaaatgaaaataaagTAAAATGTGTGAATAATTGGGTcgaaaataaatatgacGTGGAAGCTATAAAGCCTTTCCAATTCATTATGCCGTATCACTCAGTGCTGCAGTCATTCATAAGGTACATTAAGTAG
- a CDS encoding carbamoyl-phosphate synthase// aspartate carbamoyltransferase (overlaps_old_locusTagID:BBM_I02285) — MLDSAIEMYNLEDDNSKKGRLVLSDGRSFCGMLFGYIGETYGSVVFTTIVVGYVESLSDPSYLGQIIALTTPLVGNYGVPSNEKDEFGLERYYESSKIYASGLVVADYSTNYSNSTAIKSLDQWLKEHCVTGITGIDTRALTKHLRVHGTMQGMIVLERDYNTQKALNFFNTNPMDDLITPEKIKKQYLLYYSTKKVNNKYVTTCDTLKRLDGIYDINTLLSNKITSFTGNPWNCNYLDHNDSEKYIFPISNESRKFLVIILDCGAKNNIIRSAIRFGLDNVNILVVPYDFDYNKLDYDGLILSNGPGEPNMWTQPIESVKVSMQRGKPIFGICLGNQILALASGANVYKMHYGNRGFNHPCLDLRTFRCYSTSQNHGYSVDLKSLTPEWAPLFVNANDGTVEGIIHRMNHWFSVQFHPEACGGPNDTMFLFYDFFCLVKTNNFIPLHITPVSFPINCRKVLLLGSGGLIIGQAGEFDYSGSQAIKALKETGATVILINPNIATVQTSKGMAHNIYFLPVTPDYVKKVIIQEKPDGILCGFGGQTALNVATQLYEEGFFEEHNCQILGTSIQSIIKTEDRELFEKEITSLGLKCALSKICTKNTAIAVANEIGYPVLVRGSFELGGLGSGIARNDNELLKLCTSGTIYLDKYLEGYKEIEYEIVRDEKNNCIAVCNMENFDPLGIHTGDSIVVAPSQTLSNHEYYSLRDASFKIARHFKIVGECNVQFAVNPNTFNFYVVEVNARLSRSSTLASKATGYPIAYVAAKVAMGHDLVQLRNKVTCVTTACFEPSLDYVIVKIPKWDLEKFEFVSNNLGTCMKSVGEVMALGRTFEESIQKAIRMSFDRSNGFESSDAVTHYTLPKSVDDVRDLLRNPTPYRIFALAKAFALNITIEEIHQLTGIDKWFLYKLENIHNISQMIAKHSIKTLDQHKLLYAKKMGFSDLQISKLLTPNVTECDIANLRYKHKILPKIRQIDTLSAEMPCQSSYFYYTYNAIDNDAPPLANDKAKTFVVVGCGPYRIGSSIEFDWSAVQCINSIRSNGHQAIVVNCNPETVSTDSDVSDRLYFEELTIESITDIFNYEKPDGVIVSFGGQTANNLAFNLKMRGIHILGTSVESIDMCENRNKFSQLCDTLGIDQPSWEEFSSFDHALAFSRRVGFPVLVRPSYVLSGAAMRIVNSDNELERFITTATILSREYPVVISKFISNAKEVEMDCVAVEGRILNYAISEHVEKAGTHSGDATLILPAQNLFVETHRRVKKIAQRLSKALNIYGPFNIQFLCKANEIKIIECNLRSSRTMPFISKTLDINFVDQATRVMIGAPYRVQNIQLMELDYVAVKVPVFSFKRLSHCDPLLGVEMKSTGEVACFGTNKYEALLKTFIASGMKIPQKTILISIGCHDSKFILAPKLANLLNLGFKIFATYGTFQFMAHYLRSYILSDESARRINYDHEKYEQDGDFVYNDGDAVCITPPHTPFCKSIDPSSHVSCATNDTVIKYSKGELALIYKTSSNQLPSITSVITGGDVELTVNITTRVNSDPLSEGYKIRRYSIDNGVSLVTNVKLASLLFDSLIREKRLNEHNKTMMNATRYDKYH, encoded by the exons ATGTTGGACTCTGCAATAGAGATGTATAACCTAGAAGATGATAATTCTAAAAAGGGTAGACTTGTTCTAAGTGATGGTAGATCATTTTGTGGCATGCTATTTGGTTACATTGGCGAAACTTATGGGAGCGTCGTATTTACCACGATCGTTGTTGGATACGTTGAATCTCTTTCAGATCCAAGTTATTTGGGTCAAATAATCGCACTAACCACTCCACTTGTTGGTAATTATGGTGTCCCTTCCAATGAAAAG gaTGAATTTGGATTGGAACGATACTATGAGAGCTCTAAGATATATGCCAGTGGTTTGGTTGTCGCTGATTACAGCACTAATTATTCGAATAGTACAGCCATAAAGAGTTTGGATCAGTGGCTCAAGGAACATTGCGTTACTGGCATTACGG GAATTGATACCCGTGCGCTAACAAAACATTTGCGCGTTCATGGTACTATGCAAGGTATGATCGTGCTTGAAAGGGATTATAATACACAAAAGGcacttaatttttttaacacTAATCCAATGGATGATCTTATAACGCCagaaaaaattaagaagcaatatttattatactATAGCACAAAAAAGGTAAACAACAAATATGTAACAACGTGTGACACCTTAAAACGTTTGGATGGTATTTACGATATTAATACGTTATTAAGTAATAAAATAACGAGTTTCACTGGCAATCCCTGgaattgtaattatttggaTCATAATGATTCGGagaaatatatattccCAATCTCCAACGAATCTAGGAAGTTTTTGGTCATTATATTAGATTGTGGCgccaaaaataacattattagGAGTGCAATCAGGTTTGGTTTGGACAATGTTAATATTCTGGTAGTCCCTTATGACTTCGACTACAATAAGTTAGACTACGACGGTTTGATACTAAGTAATGGCCCTGGTGAACCCAATATGTGGACTCAGCCCATCGAAAGTGTCAAGGTCTCTATGCAAAGGGGCAAGCCTATTTTTGGCATCTGCTTAGGTAACCAGATTCTTGCTCTTGCGTCGGGGGccaatgtatataaaatgcATTATGGCAATCGCGGTTTCAACCATCCATGCTTGGATCTACGTACATTTCGTTGCTACTCAACATCACAAAATCATGGTTATTCCGTAGATTTGAAGAGTTTGACGCCAGAATGGGCGccattatttgtaaatgcTAATGATGGTACTGTTGAGGGTATTATTCACAGGATGAATCACTGGTTTTCTGTACAATTTCATCCAGAAGCATGTGGAGGCCCAAATGACACAATGTTCTTATTCTACGACTTTTTTTGTTTAGTGAAAACGAACAATTTTATTCCACTTCACATCACTCCTGTAAGCTTTCCAATTAATTGCCGCAAAGTATTACTTCTCGGAAGTGGAGGTCTTATAATTGGCCAAGCTGGTGAATTTGATTACTCAGGTTCACAAGCAATCAAGGCACTAAAGGAAACAGGTGCAACTGTAATACTTATTAATCCAAACATAGCAACAGTTCAAACTTCTAAGGGTATGGCCCATAACATTTACTTTCTTCCTGTTACCCCAGATTATGTCAAAAAAGTAATAATACAAGAGAAACCTGATGGAATTTTGTGTGGTTTTGGAGGTCAAACAGCTTTAAATGTTGCGACACAATTGTATGAGGAAGGGTTTTTTGAGGAACATAATTGCCAA ATCCTGGGTACATCCATCCAATCTATTATTAAAACTGAAGATCgtgaattatttgaaaaggAAATAACATCATTAGGTCTCAAATGTGCACtgtcaaaaatttgcaccAAAAATACTGCCATTGCAGTTGCAAATGAAATCGGTTATCCTGTTTTGGTTAGGGGAAGTTTTGAATTGGGAGGTCTTGGCTCTGGCATTGCtagaaatgataatgaACTTCTTAAGCTATGCACAAGTGgtacaatttatttggaCAAGTATCTTGAAGGTTATaaagaaattgaatatgaaattgttcGCGATGAAAAAAACAATTGCATTGCCGTATGTaatatggaaaattttgatccCCTTGGCATACATACAGGCGATTCAATCGTTGTAGCGCCTTCACAAACCCTATCTAATCATGAATACTATTCATTACGCGATGCCTCATTTAAAATAGCTAGgcattttaaaattgtaggAGAATGTAACGTCCAGTTTGCCGTTAACCCTAATACCTTCAACTTCTACGTTGTGGAAGTAAATGCCCGTTTGTCACGAAGCTCCACGCTTGCCAGCAAAGCAACTGGTTATCCCATTGCTTATGTAGCAGCAAAAGTGGCTATGGGTCATGATCTCGTACAGTTGAGAAACAAGGTAACATGCGTTACAACAGCCTGCTTCGAGCCTTCGCTTGATTATGTGATTGTCAAGATACCTAAATGGGATTTAGAGAAATTCGAATTTGTGAGTAATAACTTGGGTACTTGTATGAAGAGTGTGGGTGAAGTTATGGCGCTTGGCAGGACATTTGAGGAATCAATACAAAAGGCTATACGAATGTCATTTGACCGAAGCAACGGGTTTGAATCATCAGACGCTGTTACCCATTATACATTACCCAAATCAGTGGATGATGTAAGAGATTTACTGCGTAATCCTACTCCATATCGCATATTTGCTTTGGCTAAAGCATTTGCCCTAAACATTACAATTGAAGAGATTCACCAATTAACAGGAATCGACAAGTGGTTCCTTTATAAGTTGGAAAATATCcacaatatatcacaaatgATTGCAAAGCATTCAATAAAGACCCTTGACCaacataaattattgtatgcCAAAAAGATGGGGTTTAGTGATTTGCAAATATCAAAGCTCTTAACCCCTAACGTGACAGAATGTGACATTGCTAACTTGAGATataaacacaaaatattaccaAAAATACGACAGATAGATACTCTATCCGCTGAGATGCCATGTCAATCATCCTATTTTTACTATACATACAATGCTATTGACAATGATGCACCACCATTGGCCAATGATAAGGCCAAGACGTTTGTGGTGGTTGGATGTGGCCCTTATCGTATTGGTTCCTCTATCGAATTTGACTGGTCGGCAGTGCAGTGTATAAACTCAATACGTAGTAATG GCCATCAAGCCATCGTAGTAAATTGCAATCCAGAAACGGTTTCCACTGATTCTGATGTTAGTGATCGTCTTTACTTTGAAGAATTGACAATAGAGAGCATCACTgacatatttaattatgAAAAACCAGATGGAGTGATAGTTTCTTTTGGAGGTCAAACGGCTAATAACTTGGCATTTAACTTAAAAATGCGGGGTATACACATTTTAGGAACCAGCGTAGAGTCGATTGATATGTGCGAGAATAGGAATAAATTCTCACAATTATGTGACACTTTGGGTATAGATCAGCCAAGTTGGGAAGAATTTTCTTCTTTTGACCATGCTCTTGCCTTTTCTAGAAGG GTCGGATTTCCAGTACTTGTTAGACCTTCATACGTGTTGTCTGGCGCTGCAATGAGGATTGTAAATTCGGATAATGAGCTTGAAAG ATTCATAACCACCGCCACAATATTAAGCCGTGAATACCCTGTCGTTATATCCAAGTTCATATCCAATGCTAAGGAGGTGGAGATGGATTGCGTGGCTGTTGAAGGTCGCATTTTGAATTATGCTATAAGTGAACATGTGGAAAAGGCAGGGACTCACTCTGGCGATGCAACTCTCATTCTACCCGCCCAAAATTTATTCGTAGAAACTCACAG GCGCGTTAAAAAGATCGCCCAAAGGTTGTCAAAAGCTCTTAATATTTATGGTCCCTTCAACATCCAATTCTTGTGTAAAGCAAATGAGATCAAAATCATAGAATGCAATCTCAGGTCATCACGTACAATGCCTTTTATTTCTAAAACTCTAGACATAAATTTTGTGGATCAAGCCACGAG GGTTATGATAGGTGCTCCATATAGAgtacaaaatatacagtTGATGGAATTAGATTATGTGGCTGTAAAGGTTCCAGTATTTTCTTTCAAGCGACTTTCGCACTGCGATCCACTTCTGGGCGTTGAAATGAAGTCCACCGGTGAGGTGGCGTGCTTTGGTACAAATAAGTATGAGGCGCTTCTTAAAACATTCATAGCCAGTGGCATGAAAATACCACAAAAAACTATTTTAATCTCAATTGGATGCCATGATTCGAAGTTTATTTTGGCACCTAAGTTGGCTAATTTGCTGAATCTTggatttaaaatatttgcaacaTACG GCACTTTTCAATTTATGGCACACTATTTACGCTCATATATATTGTCTGATGAGTCTGCTCGGCGTATCAATTATGACCACGAGAAATATGAGCAGGATGGGGATTTTGTATACAACGATGGAGATGCCGTTTGTATCACCCCTCCTCACACCCCCTTCTGCAAGTCCATAGACCCCTCCTCACATGTGTCTTGTGCCACAAATGATACCGTTATCAAATACTCAAAGGGGGAGCTAGCATTGATTTATAAGACAAGTTCAAATCAATTGCCTTCTATAACTAGCGTTATAACCGGTG GCGATGTGGAATTGACTGTGAATATCACAACCAGAGTCAATAGCGATCCATTATCGGAAGGTTATAAGATTAGGAGATACTCTATAGATAATGGGG TATCGCTGGTTACCAACGTGAAGCTGGCATCACTATTGTTCGATTCGCTGATTCGGGAGAAAAGGTTGAACGAACACAATAAGACGATGATGAATGCTACTAGATATGACAAGTAtcattaa